From a single Lacerta agilis isolate rLacAgi1 chromosome 3, rLacAgi1.pri, whole genome shotgun sequence genomic region:
- the GPRC6A gene encoding G-protein coupled receptor family C group 6 member A encodes MAIFGVLMPVFLICFNIGQSCRNSDDFVGASSPGDVVIGGLFAIHGKMLHSEENPLKPVIANCAGFEVQVFLQSLAMVHAIETINNSTLLPGIKLGYEIYDTCAEVTRAMAAALRFLSKFNASKDFVEFRCNYSDYTPRVKAVIGATYSEVSMSVARVLNLQLIPQVSHASTAEILSDKVRFPTFLRTVPSDSYQTKAMARLIHRSGWNWIGIIATDDDFGRLAVESFGLQAMANNVCIAFKEMLPAYLSDSTIHGKINQALEKIVKETRVNVIVVFLRQFHVMRLFRKAIERNINKTWIASDNWSAAVKISTIPNISRLGKVVGFTFKSGNMSSFHDFLSNLHTAPNGNNTFSREYNTLMAACSHINDQDLSKCIGNYSVERVLQNRTKPSNQFRREEFLIANIEPGFIHSTMLAVYAIANAIRNQCKARNCKDPYAFAPWELLEKLKEIRFTDNEREVYFDSHGDINTGYDVLVWKEIDGRMVISNIAEYDLEKDDFIFADEEDEMEFLNLKNIQSKCSSKCSPGQVKKVSASPHTCCYECISCPENYYTNKSDMDYCILCNNRTHWAPVNSSRCYRKMVQYLNWNDWFAILLLVLSALGIVLICSIIIIFTRNVDTPVVKASGGLTVCYVILLCHFLAFVSTGFFIGKPMAYKCKTRQALFGISFALCISCILIKSLKILLAFSFDPKLQKWLKGLYKPIPIVSFCTGIQVMICAVWISVRSPFVDENFSIRRVIILECNEGSAVALGIMLGYIALLAFICFICAFKGRKLPENYNEAKFITFGMLIYFIAWITFIPVYTTTFGKYLPAVEIIVILISNYGILCCTFLPKCYIIQYKQETNTKSAFLKMLYNYSSKSAGSLSVNQSSLDSKSETPPIPSANACCKTKGQKNWVNGSCHFQASGYREIRREFQPTNTAGPTTPRRRLSSI; translated from the exons ATGGCAATATTTGGTGTGTTGATGCCTGTCTTCCTGATATGCTTTAATATCGGGCAGTCTTGCAGGAATTCTGatgactttgtgggtgccagcTCTCCGGGAGATGTTGTCATTGGAGGCTTGTTTGCAATTCATGGCAAGATGTTGCATTCAGAAGAAAACCCcctcaagccagtgattgccaaTTGTGCCGG CTTTGAAGTTCAAGTGTTTCTTCAGAGCCTTGCAATGGTCCATGCAATCGAAACAATCAACAACTCCACACTCTTACCTGGAATTAAATTGGGGTATGAAATCTATGACACTTGTGCAGAGGTCACCAGGGCAATGGCTGCAGCTCTGAGGTTCCTGTCCAAGTTCAATGCCTCAAAGGACTTCGTGGAATTCAGGTGCAACTATTCAGACTATACGCCCAGAGTCAAAGCTGTCATAGGTGCCACCTATTCAGAAGTATCTATGTCGGTTGCAAGAGTATTGAATTTGCAGCTTATACCACAG GTGAGTCACGCTTCAACTGCAGAAATCCTTAGTGATAAAGTCCGCTTTCCGACTTTTCTGCGCACCGTGCCTAGTGATTCTTATCAGACGAAAGCGATGGCACGACTGATCCACAGGTCAGGGTGGAACTGGATTGGAATCATAGCCACCGACGATGACTTTGGGCGCCTCGCTGTGGAGAGCTTCGGGTTACAGGCAATGGCAAACAATGTCTGCATTGCATTTAAGGAAATGCTGCCAGCTTATCTCTCGGACAGCACCATTCATGGCAAAATTAATCAAGCTCTTGAGAAGATTGTCAAGGAAACCAGGGTAAACGTCATTGTTGTCTTTCTCAGGCAATTCCACGTAATGAGATTGTTCAGAAAAGCAATTGAGAGGAACATAAATAAGACCTGGATTGCAAGTGATAACTGGTCAGCAGCTGTCAAGATTAGCACCATTCCAAATATCAGTCGCCTGGGGAAAGTGGTTGGATTTACCTTCAAAAGTGGCAACATGTCATCTTTCCACGATTTCTTGAGCAATCTACATACAGCCCCCAATGGAAACAACACGTTCTCAAGGGAATACAACACACTTATGGCAGCATGTTCACATATAAATGATCAGGATTTGAGCAAGTGCATTGGTAATTACTCTGTTGAGAGAGTGCTACAGAACCGCACTAAACCAAGTAACCAGTTTCGGAGAGAGGAATTTCTCATTGCAAACATCGAACCAGGATTTATCCATAGCACCATGCTAGCTGTATATGCAATTGCAAATGCCATTCGGAATCAGTGCAAGGCCAGAAACTGCAAAGACCCATATGCTTTTGCCCCTTGGGAG CTGCTTGAAAAACTGAAAGAAATCAGATTCACTGACAATGAAAGGGAAGTCTATTTCGACTCTCACGGAGACATCAACACAGGCTATGATGTACTAGTTTGGAAGGAAATTGATGGGCGGATGGTGATTTCCAACATAGCAGAGTATGACCTTGAGAAAGATGACTTCATCTTTGCAGATGAGGAAGATGAAATGGAGTTCCTGAATCTAAAG AACATTCAGTCCAAATGCTCCAGCAAATGCAGCCCAGGACAGGTGAAGAAAGTTTCTGCAAGCCCACATACCTGTTGCTACGAGTGTATAAGCTGCCCCGAAAACTACTACACTAATAAATCAG ATATGGATTACTGCATTTTGTGCAACAACAGGACACACTGGGCCCCTGTGAACAGTTCGAGGTGCTACAGGAAGATGGTTCAGTACCTCAACTGGAATGACTGGTTTGCTATTTTGTTACTGGTACTCTCTGCCCTTGGAATTGTGTTGATTTGCAGCATTATCataatatttactagaaatgtgGACACTCCTGTTGTAAAGGCATCAGGTGGCTTGACTGTCTGCTATGTCATCCTCCTCTGTCACTTCCTTGCTTTCGTGAGCACAGGCTTCTTCATCGGCAAGCCCATGGCGTACAAATGTAAAACCCGGCAAGCTCTCTTTGGCATCAGCTTTGCGCTCTGCAtttcatgcattttaattaaGTCTCTGAAAATTCTGCTGGCCTTCAGCTTTGATCCCAAGTTACAAAAATGGCTGAAGGGCCTCTACAAGCCCATTCCCATCGTGTCCTTTTGCACCGGGATTCAGGTCATGATTTGTGCTGTCTGGATCAGTGTTCGAAGCCCTTTTGTGGATGAGAACTTCTCCATCCGGAGAGTTATTATCCTGGAATGCAACGAGGGTTCGGCTGTAGCCCTGGGGATCATGCTGGGTTATATAGCTCTTTTGGCATTCATATGCTTCATATGCGCCTTTAAAGGTAGGAAGCTACCTGAGAACTACAATGAAGCCAAATTCATAACGTTTGGCATGCTAATCTACTTCATTGCGTGGATTACGTTTATCCCTGTCTACACAACTACTTTTGGCAAGTACTTGCCAGCCGTGGAAATCATTGTCATTTTAATATCCAACTATGGGATCCTGTGCTGTACATTCCTCCCCAAGTGCTACATCATACAGTATAAGCAAGAGACAAATACCAAGTCGGCCTTCCTGAAAATGCTTTACAATTATTCATCCAAAAGTGCAGGGAGTCTAAGCGTAAACCAAAGTTCTCTGGACTCGAAAAGCGAGACGCCTCCGATTCCCAGTGCAAATGCTTGTTGCAAAACTAAGGGCCAGAAAAATTGGGTGAATGGCAGCTGCCATTTCCAGGCATCTGGGTACAGGGAGATCAGGAGGGAATTTCAACCCACAAATACAGCAGGGCCCACCACCCCAAGAAGAAGACTCTCTAGCATATGA